From Cardiocondyla obscurior isolate alpha-2009 linkage group LG09, Cobs3.1, whole genome shotgun sequence, one genomic window encodes:
- the LOC139105498 gene encoding uncharacterized protein, whose product MNENRDITNVEDAHGNAEDISNNTNAILEDMQQPLNHTCCKACRTTLDVLRRKLNTIIHLLNNNEGNYQQVPINENNNDYLLLPPFPLTSVDAFLEFENDMNRDVQIRKQFKKKIAMIGGNTYCHKIQNILRFTLTDELCIKLSWTGWKHTTSVKDTAFRAIILDYITCTDRCTLNNVQKVIQEFLRHAGDRVKYLQKKCKFLLCFHGPRVVGLGFQ is encoded by the exons ATGAATGAGAACAGAGACATCACAAATGTAGAAGATGCACACGGAAATGCAGAAGACATAAGTAATAATACTAATGCAATATTGGAGGACATGCAACAACCCCTGAATCATACTTGTTGCA AAGCATGCCGTACAACCCTAGATGTTCTGCGCAGAAAGTTGAACactataatacatttattaaataataacgaaggGAATTATCAACAGGTGccaattaatgaaaataataacgacTATTTGTTATTACCACCATTCCCTTTAACCAGTGTGGATGCATTTTTGGAATTTGAAAATGATATGAACAGAGATGTTCAAATAAGAAAACAATTC aaaaagaaaattgccaTGATTGGAGGAAATACGTATTGCCACAAAATACAAAACATATTACGATTCACATTGACCGACGAATTATGTATTAAACTGTCATGGACAGGTTGGAAGCATACAACATCCGTGAAAGACACGGCATTTAGGGCCATAATTTTAG attACATTACTTGCACAGATCGATGCACATTGAATAACGTACAAAAAGTAATACAGGAGTTTTTACGTCACGCTGGAGACCGGGTCAAGTACctgcaaaaaaaatgtaaatttttattgtgtttCCATGGGCCCAGAGTGGTCGGACTGGGGTTCCAATAG
- the LOC139105606 gene encoding uncharacterized protein, with protein MSKTLDSKEAVSRPASPAIPGSSRTPAVQAGVVPNSLTIEAFDPEKTSWCRWLQRLQGAFLIFNIREDGRVPYLLHYVGSSAFDILCNRLDPEDPFQQRFERLTSLLENFYDPPPLEIAENFRFHQRRQENGENVQQFASALHKLSIHCKFGDYLKTALRNQLVFGLASKKIQTRLLEKKDLTYEEALKVATTMELSEKGSSSLQVAHTGAPVQVDTVLTGKRNPRRQQTSFTKATLKGKPTQGRTNNFNSSPTPRYQTFNSRAQTGNFKFKREPLSKTVTCYRCGKGHLASQCDLDRNLKCSGCGEKGHLRKVCFKSREQANQLEDILHLEHPQFRDKFFCALEINNKPVSFEVDSGSAVTIMNKNDASRLFPGSIINHTDLNLLAFCKTIIKVVGYITVKVKHTNTLRVLNIYLTNIKRKPLLGRE; from the coding sequence ATGTCGAAGACTTTGGATTCAAAAGAGGCAGTGTCACGCCCAGCCTCTCCGGCGATACCGGGAAGTTCAAGGACACCGGCGGTACAAGCAGGAGTAGTCCCCAATTCACTAACCATTGAAGCTTTTGATCCGGAAAAGACATCGTGGTGTCGATGGTTACAACGACTACAAGGGGCcttcttgatttttaatattcgcgagGACGGGAGAGTACCATACCTCTTACATTATGTGGGGTCCTCGGCTTTTGATATTCTCTGCAATCGTTTGGATCCGGAGGATCCTTTTCAACAACGGTTTGAAAGATTGACAAGtcttttggaaaatttttacgatccTCCACCTTTGGAAATAGCGGAGAATTTCCGTTTTCATCAACGCCGCCAGGAAAACGGAGAAAATGTGCAGCAGTTTGCATCCGCGCTGCACAAATTAAGTATTCATTGCAAATTTGGGGACTATCTGAAAACGGCATTGAGAAATCAACTGGTGTTCGGATTGGCCAGCAAGAAAATTCAAACCCGACTATTGGAAAAAAAGGACTTAACATACGAAGAAGCCCTCAAGGTGGCCACCACAATGGAATTATCAGAAAAAGGATCATCTTCGCTCCAAGTGGCACATACGGGGGCGCCTGTTCAGGTGGATACGGTATTGACAGGAAAAAGGAACCCGCGGCGACAGCAGACTTCGTTCACTAAGGCAACACTTAAGGGGAAACCAACCCAGGGACGtaccaataattttaattctagtCCTACTCCGCGTTATCAAACTTTTAATTCGCGTGCGCAGAcaggtaattttaaattcaagagGGAACCTCTCTCTAAAACCGTTACATGTTACAGATGCGGCAAAGGCCATTTGGCCTCACAATGCGATTTGGATAGGAATCTTAAATGTTCGGGCTGTGGCGAAAAAGGGCATTTGAGAAAGGTGTGCTTCAAATCCAGGGAGCAGGCAAATCAACTGGaggatattttacatttagaaCATCCCCAATTTCGAGACAAATTTTTCTGCGCATTGGAAATTAACAACAAACCTGTCAGCTTTGAAGTGGATAGCGGTTCGGCCGTCACTATCATGAATAAAAACGATGCGAGTCGTTTGTTTCCAGGTTCGATCATAAATCATACCGATCTGAATTTACTTGCGTTTTGTAAAACTATTATTAAGGTCGTAGGATATATTACCGTTAAAGTTAAACATACAAATACGTTGCGTGTactaaacatttatttaactaatattaaaaGGAAACCGTTATTAGGCAGGGAGTAG